From the genome of Mycobacterium dioxanotrophicus, one region includes:
- a CDS encoding site-specific DNA-methyltransferase, which yields MIGRIQDESLRNRLASEVELLRGSRRFGLVFDRHLPESVRLTDHPIRKGIRVALRDESTAETWTVDRFTDRTRKVAVLSGDGGERPVAELVVVREFGEPIYPGLQSVQRIPNGPAEAPWHVVINGENFHVLQALRSTHREKVDLIYIDPPYNTGNDGWIYNDRYVDQSDRAKSSKWLSFLERRLRIARDLLKPTGVIIAAIGDDEHHRLRMLLDQTFGDHNFIMNVAWQGGVSALSRHHGGGLDYMLIYGRDATKVGQFLDPKPLAPQMLKVAKDAVGEGKTADEAQKILREFIKTEGKDLPPGVRRFNCVDDDGEVFLEGDLVNSMYRPNLRYAITDPATGKTYQPPTNGWKVGKEMMAKMIESNRVIFDGDRIPTRKRLLREQLLSLVSPSFYRDRRTASNRLTAQLGSKRFPFPKDHEVLMRWFRMAASRDAVVLDFFGGSGSTTEAVMRLNAEDGGNRQSILVTNNEVGAADAKKFRSEGVHPGDEQWAARGVFEYVCRPRISTVVTGKRPDGSVYSDGIAANVEMFDLTYLDPSAVRRGQEFTSVAPLFWLEGGARGERIEAVPDEGWAVTDAYGVLFDIDALTGFAAVVADAAIAGRAPAVLFIITDSPAEYQQAVERLPVGIDAVQLYEDYLSNYTINTVGDAR from the coding sequence TTGATCGGGCGGATCCAAGACGAGTCTCTGCGCAACCGACTCGCCAGCGAGGTTGAACTCCTGCGTGGCTCACGGCGGTTCGGACTGGTCTTCGACCGGCACCTTCCGGAGTCGGTTCGCCTGACCGATCACCCGATCCGCAAGGGCATCCGCGTGGCGCTGCGCGACGAGTCCACCGCCGAGACGTGGACCGTCGATCGGTTCACCGACCGTACCCGCAAGGTCGCCGTGCTTAGTGGCGACGGCGGTGAGCGGCCAGTTGCTGAGCTCGTTGTTGTTCGAGAGTTCGGGGAGCCGATCTATCCAGGCCTGCAATCGGTCCAACGGATCCCTAACGGACCCGCAGAAGCCCCGTGGCATGTCGTGATCAACGGGGAGAACTTTCATGTGTTGCAGGCGCTGCGCTCCACGCATCGCGAGAAGGTCGACCTAATCTACATTGACCCGCCGTACAACACCGGCAACGACGGCTGGATCTACAACGACCGGTACGTCGACCAGAGCGACCGAGCGAAATCATCGAAGTGGCTGTCGTTCCTCGAGCGCCGATTGCGCATCGCCCGGGACTTGTTGAAGCCGACCGGCGTGATCATCGCTGCGATCGGCGACGATGAACACCACCGGTTACGGATGTTGCTGGACCAAACATTCGGTGACCACAACTTCATCATGAATGTCGCCTGGCAAGGCGGCGTTTCCGCCCTGAGCCGACATCACGGTGGCGGACTCGACTACATGCTCATTTACGGGCGCGACGCGACGAAGGTCGGCCAGTTCTTAGACCCTAAGCCGCTCGCCCCGCAAATGCTCAAGGTCGCGAAAGATGCGGTTGGGGAAGGTAAGACAGCCGACGAAGCTCAAAAGATCCTGCGGGAGTTCATCAAGACTGAGGGAAAGGATCTACCTCCCGGTGTTCGCCGGTTCAACTGTGTCGATGACGACGGCGAAGTGTTCTTGGAGGGTGATCTGGTGAACTCGATGTACCGCCCGAATCTGCGGTACGCCATCACTGATCCGGCGACCGGCAAGACCTACCAGCCACCGACTAACGGATGGAAGGTGGGCAAGGAGATGATGGCGAAGATGATTGAGTCCAATCGCGTCATCTTCGACGGCGATCGGATCCCCACGCGAAAGAGGCTCTTACGAGAGCAGCTTCTGTCTCTGGTTAGTCCATCGTTCTACCGCGACCGACGCACAGCATCGAACCGCCTCACCGCGCAGCTCGGCTCTAAGAGGTTCCCTTTCCCAAAAGACCATGAAGTTCTGATGCGATGGTTCCGTATGGCCGCATCGCGCGATGCGGTGGTTCTCGACTTTTTTGGAGGCTCCGGATCAACGACCGAGGCGGTGATGCGGCTAAATGCTGAGGACGGAGGCAACCGGCAGTCGATCCTCGTCACCAACAACGAGGTCGGAGCCGCGGACGCTAAGAAATTCCGGTCAGAGGGAGTGCACCCGGGTGACGAGCAGTGGGCGGCGCGCGGCGTTTTCGAGTACGTCTGCCGCCCGCGGATTTCGACCGTGGTCACCGGCAAGCGCCCGGACGGGTCGGTGTACTCCGACGGGATTGCTGCGAACGTCGAGATGTTCGACCTCACGTACCTCGATCCGTCAGCGGTGCGCCGCGGGCAGGAGTTCACATCCGTCGCCCCGCTGTTCTGGCTCGAAGGGGGTGCCCGCGGCGAACGGATCGAAGCCGTGCCGGATGAAGGATGGGCGGTCACCGATGCGTACGGCGTGCTGTTCGACATCGATGCGCTCACCGGGTTTGCCGCTGTGGTAGCCGATGCCGCGATCGCCGGTCGCGCACCGGCCGTGCTGTTCATCATCACCGATTCCCCCGCCGAGTACCAGCAGGCCGTAGAGCGCCTACCGGTGGGAATTGACGCGGTCCAGCTGTACGAGGATTACCTGTCGAACTACACGATCAACACCGTCGGTGATGCGCGGTGA